The Caretta caretta isolate rCarCar2 chromosome 27, rCarCar1.hap1, whole genome shotgun sequence DNA segment GCTCGCTGCCCGCCACAGTCTGTGATCGCTGAGCTCTCGGCGCCGGGGGGGTGCCCAGCGAGTGACCCCCCCCCCGTCATGGCGGTGAGAAAGGGGGGGTGCGCCGAGGGGCATCGGGGCCGGCCCGCTCACccgcctgccctccccccccagccgtCCGGAACGACAGGAACAAGAAGAAGAAGGAGGTGCCGAAGCAGGAGTGTTCGGAGAGCTACGTCCTCACGCCCGAGGTGGAGGATCTCATTGAGAAAGTGCGCAAAGCCCACCAGGAGACCTTCCCCGCCCTGTGCCAGCTCGGCAAATACACTACGGTGAGTGCCCGGCTGTCGCCCCAGCCTCGGGGGAACACTGCTGCGGGCCGGGAGTGAGGGACAGCAGCCTGGGGGGCTGGGATCAGGATTCGGGTGCACGGAagtggggctggagctccggggggCAGGCTGCATCTGGGAAGCTTCACTCCCCCAGCTGGCCTAGCTGTGAGCACGGCCCGACATCCCCTGACATCCCTGCCAGTGCCCCATTTGCTCCACGCTCTACCCAGGGTCTgtgttcccagccccctgctgccttgGCCTGGGGTGCCCAGGGGGCTGACAGCAAaaagtgcagggggctgggagccaggactcctgggttctctccccagctccaggagtggGGCGggatctagtgattagagcagaggggctgggagacaggactcctgggttctctccccagctctgggaggggagtggggtgaagtggttagagcagggggctgggagccaggactcctgggttctatccccagctccgggaggggagcggggtctagtggttagagcaggggggctgggagccaggactcctgggttctatccagcTCTGTCCCTGATTCTCTGCATGCCCTTGAACAACTTGCTTCCccgccccatgcctcagtttcctcagctgtaCAGTGAGCCCCCTGCATCTTTAGTTAAGTGCTGACTGAGAGGTGCTGCGAGGGCAGAGCGCTGTTCATGCCGGGGGACAGGGGGGTACGTGAGGGCCGCCCCGTGGGGTGACAGGCTGATGGAACCGACCCCTGGCCCTCCCCTTCCCGCTCACCGTGGCCGGCACGTCCCTGCAGAACAACAGCTCGGAGCAGCGAGTCTCGCTGGACATCGACCTGTGGGACAAGTTCAGTGAACTCTCCACCAAGTGCATCATCAAGACGGTGGAGTTCGCCAAGCAGCTGCCCGGCTTCACCACGCTCACCATCGCCGACCAGATCACCCTGCTCAAGGCCGCCTGCCTGGACATCCTGgtgagccccccagctcccccccgcaCCACTGACCCTGGGCACTGTGTTGTTCCCTGCCTGGCCAGCTGCAGGCAGTGTCCCCTGGAGGGCTGGTTCTTGGCACTGAGGGTTGTGCCGGGGGCACAGATGGGGCAGACCAGGGATCATGGGGTGGGGTTGATgccagggggcagtggggagcagggttggggagtattgggggtcagggctgggaggcagtgctggagggcagagggggcagggcttggggacagtgggggggcagcgctggagggcagggggcagggccgggagACAGTGGGGGACAGGGCCAGGGCCGCACtcaccccagctccccccagaTCTTGCGGATCTGTACGCGCTACACGCCGGAGCAGGACACCATGACCTTCTCGGACGGGCTGACCCTGAACCGCACCCAGATGCACAACGCCGGGTTCGGGCCGCTCACCGACCTCGTCTTCGCCTTCGCCAACCAGCTGCTCCCGCTGGAGATGGACGATGCGGAGACCGGGCTGCTCAGCGCCATCTGCCTCATCTGCGGGGGtgagagccggggcggggggtgccCGGGGGGTGCTGGCGGTGCCCAGGACAGGGCTCCCCTACCCCTGGGAGGTCTGTTGCAGTCTCCCCAGTGTCCCGATGggacccgacaataacaaaccgggggcccggggggggatGGGTGCTGGGTTCCCAGCAGGCTCTGGGCCCTCTCGGGGCTGAttaacaacccccccccacaacaaACCAGCTCCCTCCGCTGGGGTCCCGAGTCCTGCTCGACAGCACCCCCTGGTGGGGAGCTGGGCACTAGACTCTGGCTTCATGGCTGGGATCCCGGCCCCTTGCACTGCggtgcctggggagggggctcggCCCCGGCACTgacccgccccctgctccccccagatCGCCAGGACCTGGAGCAGGCCAACACGGTGGACAAGCTGCAGGAGCCGCTGCTGGAGGCGCTGAAGATCTACGTGAGGAAGAGGAGGCCCACCAAGCCCCACATGTTCCCCAAGATGCTGATGAAGATCACGGACCTGCGCAGCATCAGCGCCAAGGGTGAGagcctgggggggctggggccaaggggaggggctggggggagtgaggggagagagcctgggggggggtgccgaggggaggggctggggctggtgcttctccctcccaccAGGCAGTGGGGCACTTTGATTTGGGCTGGAGTCGGGCCGTGGGGCCGGGTTTCTCCCCCAAAGTGTGTGTGTCCGAGGGAGGGGGGCGCAGGCTGAGTGCAGAGAGGGTGACTCCAAGCATCCCCCACCCCCGTGTACCCTCTGCCCCCCACGGCAGGCCCCCGGAGCCTGGCCCCGCGCCGTCCCCTGTGGGGGGCCAGGCTAGGAGCCGGCAGGGCCGCGCTGAGCCATCTGCCCCCGTCTGCCCGCAGGCGCCGAGCGGGTGATCACGCTGAAGATGGAGATCCCCGGCTCCATGCCGCCCCTCATCCAGGAGATGCTGGAGAACTCGGAGGGCCTGGACACGCTGGGCGGGCAGCCGGGCGCCTCCCGCGTGAGCAGCCTGGCGCCGCCccccggcagctgcagccccagcctgtcgCCCAGCTCCAACAGAAGCAGCCCGGCCACCCACTCGCCGTGACGCCGCGGCCGGCGCCGGCGGCAGGACGCCGTTCTTGCTCTTTGCTGCCAGGCCCGAGGGCCGCATGGCAAGccgaggaggagggggaggaggtgacgcggccgcgggccaccccccgccccgggccccgggccccagcccgTTCCTGTCCGTACCAGCACACGCCGTGGCCATGGCTTCCCTGTTGATTTGTGACGGACTCCTCTGTAGAATCAGAAGTGGATCCCgtgggcactgccagggggccGCTGGCTCTGCGGGGGGCACGGAGCCCTCGCTGGGATCGGCTGGGGCTGGTTTACAGACCCCCAGCGACGGACGTTCGTACCCAGGTTGGAGCAAACTagcgccccgctcccccccactcGCCCCCCCAGCGCACTGGCGCAGGGGTCCGGCCCACGGCCGGGGGGCGCTGCACCCATGTGAAGATGAAGTGTCGTTTGGTTGAGTTGCATTTCAAGTGTTtccgggggggttggggggagtggGTCGGTTTGGGAAAcgtttgttgttgtttaaaattTTCATGAGCAAAATCGATCAGCTGATTGTGGCCGTCACGTGCACCCCCCCCacgttccccccccacacacacacacacacacctgtcgtCACCAGCAAAACCAACAACAATCCAGTTCGCTTGTCAGGTCAACCCAGAAACACCCCCAGGAACCAGAGGCTGATTCCTTGCAAAGCCAGACAAAGCCAGATTATATATCTATAAATAGCTATAAATATCtataaataccttttaaaaactttgtaAAAGTCGGGAGGGGTTTTTAGAGATGTGCTACAGTTGGCAAGGGGGGGGTCCCGGTTCTGGATgtgaagtgggggcggggctgggggctgggggggacggggTCCacacaatttattattattaaatttttttgttgttgagatTGTCCTGGCTTTGGAATCTCTGGGGAGAAgttgaaagaggaagaaaaacacaAACCCAAAGAGGCTCCCCGCCCAgggctattcccccccccccccccccatgccactGGGCTGTTCTTGATTCCTATGAAATCCAGTTAGGGGGCACTGGACGCGGCCTGTCAGTCTCTGCCTCGGGCAGGGGGCCTGTTTGATTTGAAGTGTGTTTCTCTGGGGGAGGACCAGCGACCTCCACAGATATCTGCTGGGGGCACGTAGAAGGGCTGGCGGGTGGCACTATGGGGGGCGGACGAGGGGCTTGCCGGGTGGCTTAGTGcccggggggctctgcctggagGTAGCTGCTTGTTCACCTGCTTGGCCTATTCCTGCCAAGGTGTGGGTCCTGGGGTGAAGATGGGGGCTGGCAGGAGGCCAGGCCGGGGGGTGGCCAGGCTGGGGGCTGATGGCGTTCATTATACCAGCACCCTGTCACGTCTGCTGCTTCCCTGGCCCTGGCGGtcctcctcccccgccacacacacatccccttgCGGTGTCTTCCCTGCaatgggaatggggggggggggcactggctgtagcggggtgtgggggggcgggagggaggggcctGGGTCGCAGCGCCCCGCCCTGCTAGCACGGGGGCCAGGTTGGTGTATTCCTCACACCCTGCCCGACTCCAGCTGGGTGCCCCACGCAGCCGGGCCAGTCACACCCTAGGCTGCTCGGGGGGGAGCGAAGCCGAGCTCGACCAGCTGAGAATTGGTGGGGTGGGTCTCGCTTGGGGAGATTCCTGGGCTGGGGCGGGCGAGAAGCACCAACAGcccagagtccaggaaagcagctGCCCTCACCTGAGAGACACGCTGTGGTGGGagttcaggggagggggggtggcgtTCCGGGGCTGGTGGACTCTGAGCCATGAGTGTCAGCTGGGCATTGGGGCCATGGGCCAGACCCTGCGGGTAAGGCTCAGACGGGCTGGGCTGGCAGCGGGCGCTGGGCAGACCTGGTTCGCCGGGGACGGGCAGGATCCGCTTGGATGAGCGCAGCCCTAGGCGCCGACCCCCCCTCGTGCGGGCAGGGGGGCCGCACGGTGCTGCCcagaggggagaccagggcctGCCTGAGCCAGCTCCCGCTGCCCGCCCCGGCGT contains these protein-coding regions:
- the RARA gene encoding retinoic acid receptor alpha isoform X1 yields the protein MASNSSSCPAPGGGHLNGYPVPHYAFFFPHMIGGLSPPGALAGMQHQLPVSGYSTPSPATIETQSTSSEEIVPSPPSPPPLPRIYKPCFVCQDKSSGYHYGVSACEGCKGFFRRSIQKNMAYTCHRDRSCVVNKVTRNRCQYCRLQKCFDVGMSKESVRNDRNKKKKEVPKQECSESYVLTPEVEDLIEKVRKAHQETFPALCQLGKYTTNNSSEQRVSLDIDLWDKFSELSTKCIIKTVEFAKQLPGFTTLTIADQITLLKAACLDILILRICTRYTPEQDTMTFSDGLTLNRTQMHNAGFGPLTDLVFAFANQLLPLEMDDAETGLLSAICLICGDRQDLEQANTVDKLQEPLLEALKIYVRKRRPTKPHMFPKMLMKITDLRSISAKGAERVITLKMEIPGSMPPLIQEMLENSEGLDTLGGQPGASRVSSLAPPPGSCSPSLSPSSNRSSPATHSP
- the RARA gene encoding retinoic acid receptor alpha isoform X2 — encoded protein: MYESVDVAGLTPSPNPFLMMDFYSQTRACLLQDKGIGPPTPYGPPLRSQPWSSSSHSIETQSTSSEEIVPSPPSPPPLPRIYKPCFVCQDKSSGYHYGVSACEGCKGFFRRSIQKNMAYTCHRDRSCVVNKVTRNRCQYCRLQKCFDVGMSKESVRNDRNKKKKEVPKQECSESYVLTPEVEDLIEKVRKAHQETFPALCQLGKYTTNNSSEQRVSLDIDLWDKFSELSTKCIIKTVEFAKQLPGFTTLTIADQITLLKAACLDILILRICTRYTPEQDTMTFSDGLTLNRTQMHNAGFGPLTDLVFAFANQLLPLEMDDAETGLLSAICLICGDRQDLEQANTVDKLQEPLLEALKIYVRKRRPTKPHMFPKMLMKITDLRSISAKGAERVITLKMEIPGSMPPLIQEMLENSEGLDTLGGQPGASRVSSLAPPPGSCSPSLSPSSNRSSPATHSP